Proteins encoded within one genomic window of uncultured Desulfobacter sp.:
- the tssK gene encoding type VI secretion system baseplate subunit TssK has product MNNSKVIWLEGMPLSAQHFQQHDRFLENLINARSLGIQPFNWGFHNLAIDTELLGIGKFALKKCSGIFQDGTPFDLPGDDALPLPVDVPDDTGNETVYLSLPVRRPDAVETDSEDNRESLARYRISERDVKNNITIGGDGSVCIYTGGLKTRLLMERDERAGYTCMAVARIVEARADKKIIIDDKFIAPNINCVSEKNLKGYILELVGLLNIRGEAIAARMGAEGHGGVAGISDFLLLQTINRYQVLLKHLSTIPDLHPERFYQLVIQLSGELVAFFSKKRRPVDYPAYSHNDLQGAFTPVMEDLRQLLVKVYEQRAVPIELSDPKYNTYAARRPDVSLLNSAVFVLAVKARVDNKTLRDDLPNQIIIAPVETINEYIKSLTPGIAVHHLPVAPQELPYHPGFIYFELNTQCDLWEKLTQSAGIAIHISGNLPDLQLEFWAIKKG; this is encoded by the coding sequence ATGAATAATAGTAAGGTTATATGGCTGGAGGGAATGCCCTTATCCGCTCAGCATTTTCAGCAACATGACCGTTTTCTTGAAAATTTGATCAATGCCCGCTCCCTGGGCATACAGCCGTTTAACTGGGGCTTTCACAATCTGGCTATTGACACTGAACTTCTCGGGATAGGCAAATTTGCTTTGAAAAAATGTTCAGGTATTTTTCAGGACGGTACGCCCTTTGATCTTCCCGGAGATGATGCGTTGCCCTTGCCGGTGGATGTTCCTGATGATACAGGCAATGAAACCGTATATCTTTCGTTGCCTGTGCGGCGGCCGGATGCAGTGGAAACAGACAGCGAGGATAACCGGGAGAGCCTTGCTCGTTACAGGATCAGTGAACGGGATGTAAAAAACAATATTACAATTGGCGGTGACGGTTCCGTTTGTATTTATACCGGCGGGCTGAAAACACGCCTTCTCATGGAAAGGGATGAACGCGCCGGCTATACATGCATGGCTGTTGCACGGATCGTTGAAGCCCGGGCCGATAAAAAGATTATCATCGACGACAAATTTATTGCGCCCAATATCAATTGTGTATCTGAAAAAAATTTAAAAGGATATATTCTGGAACTGGTGGGGCTGCTGAATATCCGCGGCGAGGCGATTGCCGCTCGAATGGGTGCCGAAGGCCATGGCGGTGTTGCCGGGATTTCTGACTTTTTATTACTTCAGACAATCAATCGTTACCAGGTATTGCTCAAACATTTATCAACAATTCCGGATCTGCATCCGGAACGGTTTTATCAGTTGGTTATTCAACTGTCCGGTGAATTGGTGGCCTTTTTCTCCAAAAAAAGACGCCCTGTAGATTATCCGGCCTACAGTCATAATGACCTTCAAGGAGCGTTTACACCCGTGATGGAGGATCTGCGGCAGTTACTGGTGAAAGTGTATGAACAAAGAGCTGTTCCCATAGAGCTTTCAGATCCAAAATACAATACATATGCCGCCCGCAGACCGGATGTGAGTCTGCTCAACAGTGCTGTTTTCGTATTGGCCGTCAAGGCCCGGGTGGACAACAAAACCCTCCGGGATGATTTGCCCAACCAGATCATCATTGCGCCGGTTGAAACAATCAACGAATATATTAAATCTTTGACCCCGGGTATTGCTGTTCATCATCTCCCGGTGGCACCCCAGGAGTTGCCGTACCACCCGGGATTTATCTATTTTGAACTCAATACCCAATGTGATTTATGGGAAAAATTAACGCAGTCAGCCGGCATTGCCATACATATCTCCGGTAATCTGCCAGACCTTCAGCTGGAGTTCTGGGCAATCAAAAAAGGTTAA
- the icmH gene encoding type IVB secretion system protein IcmH/DotU, which produces MSGSDPFDFVDNDKTIVLPRPAGRKIPQPSREAFPPPDVPEKDIRAVYLEKSNIFIANAFAILSLIPKIRNLPVYNNIDGLYQSLINEIKQFEHRCYEQNVTEEDVRVAKLLLCALLDETVLNTPWGNQSDWKYDNLSAFFFRHINMGNVFFDELENLKRRPSRKLELLKLAYVCLSLGFQGKYRTITQGLRRLEEEREELHRLIRQTEGDPDRNLSVHWHGRPISNPLIRYIPLWVVAAVAGLFLLVSFSIFLFTVSNASDKVYDRIVAIGADALTPIPDKKEIHPVKIPEPAEVLSEQKPAFDESDRFRKLLSSEIAENKVSVLDGPIIRIPNAFLSGKDEIKKALYPIFIKLADELKNDTFRIDILGHSDNQKIRFSIRFPDNHKLSEARAQQAEQIMRKAQPSLADRLTSKGMGYAEPIVPNDSKENRAINRRIDIHIR; this is translated from the coding sequence ATGAGTGGATCAGATCCTTTTGATTTTGTCGATAACGATAAAACAATAGTTCTACCCAGACCGGCTGGCAGGAAGATCCCTCAGCCCTCCCGGGAAGCATTCCCCCCCCCTGATGTTCCGGAAAAGGATATCAGGGCCGTTTATTTGGAAAAGTCCAATATTTTTATTGCCAATGCATTTGCCATCTTGTCCTTGATTCCTAAAATTCGAAATCTGCCGGTTTATAATAATATCGATGGCTTGTATCAAAGCTTGATCAATGAAATTAAACAGTTTGAACATCGTTGTTATGAGCAAAACGTTACCGAAGAAGATGTCCGTGTGGCAAAATTGCTTTTATGTGCTTTGTTGGACGAAACGGTATTGAATACGCCATGGGGTAATCAAAGCGACTGGAAGTATGATAATTTGTCTGCGTTTTTCTTTCGACACATCAACATGGGGAATGTTTTTTTTGATGAGCTCGAAAACCTCAAACGCCGGCCAAGCCGGAAGCTGGAATTGCTTAAGCTTGCTTATGTGTGTCTGAGTCTGGGGTTCCAGGGAAAGTATCGTACAATAACTCAAGGTCTTCGACGGCTTGAAGAGGAGCGCGAGGAACTCCACCGCTTGATACGACAGACCGAAGGTGATCCTGATCGAAACCTGTCCGTTCATTGGCATGGCAGACCAATAAGCAATCCTTTAATCCGTTATATTCCACTGTGGGTTGTTGCAGCCGTTGCCGGTCTGTTTTTGCTCGTAAGCTTCAGCATCTTTCTTTTTACGGTTTCAAATGCCTCGGATAAGGTTTATGACCGTATTGTCGCCATTGGTGCAGACGCATTGACACCGATTCCGGACAAAAAGGAGATACATCCGGTAAAGATACCGGAACCTGCCGAAGTTTTATCGGAGCAAAAGCCGGCTTTTGATGAAAGTGACCGATTTAGAAAATTACTGTCATCGGAGATCGCCGAAAACAAGGTCAGTGTGCTTGACGGTCCCATTATCCGTATCCCCAATGCCTTTTTGTCCGGAAAAGATGAGATAAAAAAGGCACTTTATCCCATTTTTATAAAACTTGCGGATGAATTGAAAAATGATACCTTCCGGATTGATATTTTGGGGCATTCGGATAACCAGAAAATTCGATTTTCTATCCGGTTTCCGGATAATCACAAGTTATCAGAGGCACGGGCGCAACAAGCCGAACAAATCATGCGCAAGGCCCAGCCTTCACTGGCTGACCGTCTAACGTCCAAGGGAATGGGGTACGCTGAACCGATCGTGCCGAACGATTCTAAAGAGAACCGGGCCATCAACCGTCGCATAGACATTCATATCAGGTGA
- the tssM gene encoding type VI secretion system membrane subunit TssM — MKFLIKFIKQKWFIQSVGVIAICVMIWFAGPLFGFAGKRILAPEINRLLVILFIVVIWVVYNLGVRARSGKIDQQLMDKIAESELEVEEKQREELKILRLKFEEALQNLKRIRSNKGRDNQYLYKLPWYVIIGAPGCGKTTLLMNSGIASSFSDHMAFKQGIKGVGGTRNCDWLFTDDAIFLDTAGRYTTQDSHQAVDQAAWEGFLKLIKEFRSRRPINGVLVATSISDLLGKTDEQRQQHAREVRKRIEELHEILGIKFPIYMVFTKCDLIAGFSDFFAFFRPEERAQVWGRTFEGNDPEQTNAFLTGFNTDFEELLTRLNRMMLNRVHEEPDIRRRSLIMDFPRQMALIKPAIMDFIHRTFDSSRFERPLLTRGIYFTSATQEGMPIDRIMGVLSKTYGLDEQTVPIYSGEGKSYFIYDLLAKVVFPESEMAGADPRVEHRKRWLKYLAYATVLVVTSAVFLGWMLSFVNNKGYLVEIKDAVAGYENISGTANDWESGVKNLHEKLALFKSAGLVQENSAEWMGMGLDQRSKINDQIDRFYEKLLKAQLLPVITRRLEQRLAVGIAQFSSMNQDKAGDLYDLLKVYLMLERRSPEQRKADLDLAVKIIGEDWDKNFQREPEQFRVDYRTHMKDLLLSDFKRDLKPLNAILITDAREKLNSVPLYKQIYNQLKSAYLPIKKYDFQVEDILFIEQIFGPSILKMSIPGLYTAIGYDEIFNKQGTGFIENAIQQNWVLENADAEKGTADAKTLYDNLQRVYFIDYIQKWAFLLNKLSIKPSKDVYHTNKILHRLTAGKDNPLKKLLKEIDANTSFLEGKAPFSEELSRKIKQFKRLNELIKESEDDPPLLDEIITRLEKLRDLMDRYDSSDVALDDLKQRIQSGGDLITSTRKYAEQLPGPFNTWLSSLTASARKTMLKSAKLELNSIWKAEVVAPYRETLAGRYPLLKSSSEDVSLDDFNRFFQSNGIIDTFLREYIKPFSNADWEEKVIDNHRLGLVSAGSLEQFKRSERIRQIYFMGNPTPFIKFELKPESLDASAKEFQLSIGGKTIKYSHGRSRTQTFQWPESGGSPVSVVEWGFRTFDGNVFQDRKEGPWAWFRALDSTRMTRKSKNQFTVTFTVNGHDASYRMVAGSVVNPFGSTELQSFHCPEAL; from the coding sequence ATGAAATTTTTGATCAAATTTATTAAACAGAAGTGGTTCATACAAAGTGTTGGTGTTATCGCGATATGCGTCATGATTTGGTTTGCAGGCCCTTTGTTCGGATTTGCAGGAAAAAGAATTTTGGCACCTGAGATAAATCGTCTGCTGGTCATACTTTTTATCGTTGTGATCTGGGTGGTGTATAACCTTGGCGTCAGAGCCCGGTCCGGAAAAATTGATCAACAGCTCATGGACAAAATCGCTGAGTCTGAACTGGAAGTCGAAGAAAAACAACGAGAAGAATTGAAGATCCTGCGGTTAAAATTTGAGGAGGCGTTACAGAATCTTAAGCGCATCAGATCAAACAAGGGGCGTGACAACCAGTATCTGTATAAATTGCCCTGGTATGTGATCATTGGCGCACCCGGCTGCGGTAAGACCACGCTTCTGATGAATTCCGGGATTGCCTCTTCTTTTTCAGATCATATGGCGTTTAAACAGGGCATAAAGGGCGTGGGAGGAACGAGAAACTGCGACTGGCTTTTTACCGATGATGCCATTTTTTTGGACACTGCCGGCCGCTATACAACCCAGGACAGCCACCAGGCTGTTGATCAGGCTGCCTGGGAGGGGTTTCTTAAGCTCATCAAGGAATTTCGTTCCCGCAGGCCGATAAATGGGGTGTTGGTGGCGACCAGTATTTCCGACTTGTTAGGCAAAACCGATGAGCAAAGACAACAGCACGCCAGGGAGGTTCGAAAGCGAATTGAGGAATTGCATGAGATCCTGGGGATTAAGTTTCCCATCTATATGGTTTTTACAAAATGTGATCTTATTGCCGGATTTTCGGATTTTTTTGCCTTTTTCCGCCCGGAAGAAAGGGCGCAAGTCTGGGGCAGGACATTTGAGGGAAATGACCCGGAACAGACCAATGCATTTCTTACAGGATTTAACACCGATTTTGAAGAGCTGTTGACCCGGTTGAATCGGATGATGCTGAACCGGGTTCATGAAGAACCGGATATCCGACGCCGCAGCTTGATCATGGATTTTCCCAGGCAGATGGCCTTGATAAAACCGGCGATTATGGATTTTATCCATCGAACATTTGACTCCAGCCGGTTTGAACGGCCCCTGTTAACCCGGGGCATCTACTTTACCAGTGCCACCCAGGAAGGAATGCCCATTGATCGGATCATGGGCGTTTTGTCAAAAACCTATGGCCTGGATGAGCAAACCGTACCCATATACAGTGGTGAAGGCAAAAGCTATTTTATCTATGATCTGCTGGCAAAAGTGGTGTTTCCTGAATCTGAAATGGCCGGTGCAGACCCCAGGGTTGAACATAGGAAACGGTGGTTGAAATATCTGGCCTATGCAACGGTTCTTGTGGTCACGTCCGCTGTCTTCCTGGGGTGGATGCTCAGTTTTGTCAACAATAAAGGTTATCTTGTTGAAATTAAGGATGCCGTTGCCGGCTATGAAAATATTTCCGGTACCGCCAATGACTGGGAGAGCGGGGTAAAAAATCTTCATGAAAAACTGGCATTGTTCAAATCCGCCGGCCTTGTTCAGGAAAATAGTGCCGAATGGATGGGCATGGGGCTGGATCAGCGGTCCAAAATTAATGACCAGATTGACCGATTCTATGAAAAATTATTAAAAGCCCAGCTTCTTCCTGTGATCACAAGGCGGCTTGAGCAGCGCCTTGCCGTCGGCATTGCTCAATTCAGTTCCATGAATCAGGACAAGGCGGGGGATCTTTATGATCTTTTAAAAGTCTACTTGATGCTGGAGCGCCGTTCTCCAGAGCAAAGAAAAGCAGACCTTGATCTGGCCGTGAAAATAATCGGAGAGGACTGGGACAAGAATTTTCAAAGAGAGCCGGAACAGTTCAGGGTGGATTACAGGACCCATATGAAAGATTTGCTTTTATCGGATTTTAAGCGGGATCTCAAACCGCTGAATGCGATACTGATTACCGATGCAAGGGAAAAACTCAATTCCGTGCCTTTATATAAACAAATATATAATCAGCTGAAAAGCGCATACCTGCCGATCAAAAAATACGATTTCCAGGTGGAAGACATTCTGTTTATTGAACAGATTTTTGGGCCCTCAATCCTTAAAATGTCCATACCTGGATTGTATACTGCCATTGGATACGATGAAATTTTCAACAAGCAGGGAACCGGGTTTATTGAAAATGCCATACAGCAGAACTGGGTGTTGGAAAACGCAGATGCAGAAAAAGGGACGGCTGACGCCAAAACATTGTACGACAACCTTCAGCGGGTTTATTTTATTGACTATATCCAGAAATGGGCTTTTTTATTAAACAAATTGTCCATCAAGCCGTCCAAAGATGTGTATCATACCAACAAAATACTCCACCGCCTGACCGCCGGCAAAGACAACCCCTTGAAGAAATTGCTCAAAGAAATCGATGCGAATACCTCCTTTTTAGAGGGGAAAGCACCTTTTTCTGAAGAATTATCAAGAAAGATCAAACAGTTCAAACGGCTAAATGAATTGATCAAGGAAAGTGAAGACGATCCACCGCTTTTGGATGAAATCATCACCAGGCTGGAAAAACTGCGTGATTTAATGGACCGGTATGATAGTTCAGACGTCGCCCTGGATGATTTAAAACAGCGGATACAAAGTGGCGGCGACTTAATTACGTCCACCAGGAAGTATGCGGAACAACTTCCTGGCCCGTTCAATACTTGGCTCTCTTCACTGACGGCATCAGCCCGGAAAACCATGCTTAAATCTGCAAAACTGGAGCTTAACAGTATATGGAAGGCTGAGGTGGTGGCACCCTACAGGGAAACACTTGCCGGACGGTATCCATTGTTAAAAAGCAGTTCTGAAGATGTATCCCTGGATGATTTCAACCGTTTTTTTCAGTCAAACGGGATTATTGATACGTTTTTAAGGGAATATATCAAGCCGTTCTCTAATGCCGACTGGGAGGAAAAAGTGATAGACAACCATCGGTTAGGGTTGGTGTCTGCCGGCAGCCTGGAACAGTTTAAACGGTCTGAACGGATCCGACAGATTTATTTTATGGGAAACCCAACGCCATTTATTAAATTTGAATTAAAGCCCGAATCCCTGGATGCTTCGGCAAAAGAATTCCAACTGAGTATCGGAGGCAAAACCATTAAATATAGTCATGGCCGGTCTCGAACCCAAACATTTCAGTGGCCGGAATCGGGCGGTTCACCTGTGTCTGTGGTTGAGTGGGGGTTCAGAACCTTTGACGGCAACGTCTTCCAAGACCGGAAAGAAGGACCATGGGCTTGGTTCCGCGCCTTGGACAGTACAAGGATGACAAGGAAAAGTAAGAACCAATTTACCGTGACATTCACAGTGAATGGACATGACGCCAGTTACAGAATGGTTGCCGGAAGTGTTGTCAACCCGTTTGGGTCGACTGAACTGCAGTCGTTCCATTGCCCGGAGGCGTTGTGA
- a CDS encoding polysaccharide deacetylase family protein, producing the protein MYQSKTYVLYPRDRGVAIENLARQYYGSERDIWRIEDAHNPDSPGNDDFITIPLKEKNKGGVFVNGYQTVPILCYHKFLPNNPSPLNTSPDIFREHLTFLKDNGFRTISPDMLLDFLKYRRQIPKKAVMITIDDGFKSGLKTAAPILLEFGFSAVFFVYTDYIGVSGKALTWQDLRLLRANGFYIGSHSTSHSDLSCKLEDETNDAYRERLYTEIVVSKQTLDRKLNQNTTIFSFPYGRFNKYVMALSRKAGYEMAVSVERGSNPFFSNPLALKRDMILKKDIKTFKTRLHTFTRLSLK; encoded by the coding sequence GTGTACCAATCAAAAACATATGTATTATATCCCAGAGACCGGGGTGTTGCTATAGAAAATTTGGCCAGGCAGTATTATGGCAGTGAACGGGATATTTGGCGCATAGAGGATGCCCATAATCCGGACAGTCCAGGCAACGACGATTTTATTACGATCCCCCTGAAAGAAAAAAATAAAGGCGGTGTGTTTGTCAACGGATACCAGACGGTTCCCATTCTGTGTTACCACAAATTTCTCCCGAATAATCCATCACCCTTAAATACATCTCCCGATATTTTTAGAGAGCATCTGACTTTTCTTAAGGATAATGGTTTTAGGACAATTTCTCCTGATATGCTCCTGGATTTTTTAAAATATCGGCGGCAAATTCCTAAAAAAGCGGTCATGATAACCATTGACGATGGGTTTAAATCAGGATTAAAAACAGCCGCCCCCATACTTTTGGAATTTGGGTTCTCCGCTGTTTTTTTTGTTTATACGGACTATATCGGGGTGTCTGGTAAGGCCCTGACATGGCAGGATCTTCGTCTGCTCAGAGCCAATGGGTTTTATATTGGGTCCCATTCGACCTCCCATAGTGATTTAAGTTGCAAACTGGAAGACGAAACCAATGATGCATATAGAGAAAGGCTTTACACGGAGATTGTCGTTTCAAAGCAGACCTTAGATCGTAAATTGAACCAGAACACCACTATTTTTTCCTTTCCTTATGGGCGCTTTAATAAATATGTGATGGCGCTTTCCCGAAAGGCCGGCTATGAAATGGCCGTTTCCGTGGAGCGGGGAAGCAACCCGTTTTTTTCAAATCCCCTTGCATTGAAAAGGGATATGATATTAAAAAAAGATATCAAGACGTTTAAAACCAGATTACATACATTTACGAGATTGTCTTTAAAGTGA
- the tagH gene encoding type VI secretion system-associated FHA domain protein TagH: MQLRIKVLTYKGRPPQRELSVLFDKKSGTIGRSPDNDLHLTDPDFIVSSKHASIVFDDNSYHIEDHSTNGSFFLDTGHELRNSSHSLKNGDKLEIGNYVLEVSISDVSDHSPHAPNSITFFAQDNGAAEDHENEQSPSSSPFFSPPDQDNEIKPPGVFDSGITTAGHYDPPSIVADAPEDQHPEPRESFPLTPPDNFNPENLLASLDEPILSDSRSETSTLTTTTASLFSQSQFDDGFDLLEKDLQTDDAGSVPDVSPPSQEKLTNAGNIRPKSIETPRQETESSKSADTEKDRIPSSDMAEEGSELIAIFLEALGIKDEKGVLPEEIPEFMQTVGTVLKELADGLRDVLWARAESKGQITGITKTMIEIKRNNPLKFSPTVEDALKLMLLDKRTGFMDAVSAVREGYEDVKKHQLAVNAGVQATLQKLLNHLDPQNFEKQYEKKHVMKNKYCWEAYKNAYNDIVKETPKRFFDHEFAKAYKELVSRIEDAEMKS; the protein is encoded by the coding sequence ATGCAACTCAGGATTAAAGTTTTAACTTACAAAGGACGTCCGCCACAGAGAGAATTATCCGTTCTTTTTGATAAAAAAAGTGGAACAATCGGCCGTTCACCGGACAATGATCTTCATTTGACGGATCCTGATTTTATTGTTTCGTCCAAACATGCTAGTATTGTTTTTGACGATAATTCTTACCATATAGAAGACCACAGCACAAACGGCTCCTTTTTTTTAGATACAGGGCATGAATTACGAAACAGCAGCCATTCTCTGAAAAATGGTGATAAGCTTGAAATTGGTAATTATGTATTAGAAGTCAGCATATCTGATGTTTCTGATCATTCTCCCCATGCGCCTAACTCTATTACGTTTTTTGCGCAGGATAACGGTGCTGCAGAAGACCATGAGAATGAGCAATCCCCAAGTTCATCCCCTTTTTTTTCTCCTCCCGATCAGGACAATGAAATAAAACCTCCCGGTGTTTTTGATTCCGGCATAACCACTGCCGGGCATTATGATCCCCCTTCGATTGTCGCTGATGCGCCTGAAGATCAACACCCTGAACCACGTGAATCTTTTCCATTAACTCCCCCCGATAATTTCAACCCGGAAAACCTGCTGGCTTCCTTGGATGAACCTATTTTGTCCGATAGCCGGAGTGAAACTTCTACGTTGACAACGACTACCGCTTCACTATTTTCGCAATCCCAATTTGACGATGGTTTTGATTTGTTGGAAAAGGACCTCCAAACAGATGATGCCGGTTCAGTTCCAGACGTTTCGCCGCCATCCCAAGAAAAATTGACAAACGCTGGGAATATACGTCCAAAAAGTATTGAAACACCACGACAAGAGACTGAGTCCTCAAAAAGTGCCGATACTGAAAAGGATAGAATCCCTTCGTCTGATATGGCAGAAGAAGGGAGTGAGCTGATTGCAATTTTTCTTGAAGCCCTGGGAATAAAGGATGAAAAAGGGGTTCTTCCCGAAGAGATTCCAGAATTCATGCAGACAGTCGGAACCGTTTTGAAAGAACTTGCAGATGGACTGAGGGACGTATTATGGGCGCGCGCTGAGAGTAAAGGTCAAATTACCGGGATTACGAAAACAATGATTGAAATAAAAAGAAATAATCCGCTTAAATTTTCTCCAACTGTAGAGGACGCTCTCAAGCTCATGTTGTTAGATAAAAGAACGGGTTTTATGGATGCCGTTTCTGCCGTTCGTGAAGGTTATGAAGATGTAAAAAAACATCAGTTGGCTGTGAACGCAGGTGTACAGGCAACTCTGCAGAAGTTACTCAACCACCTGGACCCTCAAAATTTTGAAAAGCAATATGAAAAAAAACATGTCATGAAAAACAAATATTGCTGGGAGGCTTATAAGAATGCCTATAATGACATCGTAAAAGAGACGCCGAAAAGATTTTTTGATCATGAATTCGCCAAAGCCTATAAAGAGTTGGTGTCGAGGATAGAGGATGCTGAGATGAAAAGCTGA
- a CDS encoding tetratricopeptide repeat protein, with product MKTKKNLFVILLSLCLVASCVSKQAPKKIEEPNLSEKYIQTGESYESQGRLQSALEQYELALTVDVDNPSALAHKKKVEAALYEIARQHYEKGLALDEQGRYDAARRQYLSALQNWPEYTPAKEKLSPGGVSLNSKDYILHTLLDGQSVSKLSLIYYGDLKYYPIIGKFNNMTDVTRVRAGDQLKIPVLSGLTVEDLQTRYNAYMKERQEKREQQTAPSKPEVVVPAEPEALPQEPDQPEVPENIQAPEQPDVTEPSDVTEIAEPPKETEVAPADVEESTPVPQVKTPTDYDQAMTLFQQKKYGRAIPLFKKAQAEDPDNAQINANLFESYFQQGLIQFKKEHYLDARQSFSSAMQYNNDDACNQCRTYIKTCEDTYKEKHYNLGIHYFGKEQLKRAISEWEQVEEVDPGYKDVQSNLKKARTLYERLESIKQSNTK from the coding sequence ATGAAAACAAAAAAAAATCTATTTGTAATACTGCTGTCACTGTGTCTTGTGGCAAGCTGCGTATCCAAGCAGGCGCCAAAAAAAATCGAAGAACCCAACCTGAGCGAAAAGTATATCCAGACCGGTGAGTCATATGAAAGTCAGGGCCGGCTTCAAAGTGCCTTGGAGCAGTACGAGCTGGCCTTGACGGTTGACGTGGATAATCCGTCTGCCCTAGCACACAAAAAAAAGGTGGAAGCTGCGCTGTATGAAATAGCACGGCAACACTATGAAAAAGGTCTGGCCCTTGATGAACAGGGGCGATACGATGCGGCAAGAAGACAATATTTAAGTGCACTTCAAAACTGGCCGGAGTATACTCCGGCCAAAGAAAAATTAAGTCCCGGCGGTGTCTCCCTGAACTCAAAAGACTATATTCTACATACACTGCTTGACGGGCAAAGTGTTTCAAAGTTGAGTTTAATCTATTACGGAGATCTGAAATATTATCCCATTATCGGAAAATTTAACAATATGACGGATGTCACCCGGGTTCGTGCCGGGGATCAACTTAAAATTCCGGTCCTGAGCGGATTGACCGTTGAAGATCTCCAAACGAGATATAATGCATATATGAAAGAGCGGCAGGAAAAGCGTGAGCAACAAACCGCTCCGTCAAAACCCGAAGTTGTGGTTCCGGCAGAACCGGAGGCGCTGCCCCAGGAACCTGACCAGCCTGAAGTACCGGAGAACATCCAGGCACCTGAACAACCTGATGTCACAGAACCCTCTGATGTCACAGAAATTGCAGAACCCCCGAAGGAGACGGAGGTTGCCCCTGCTGATGTTGAAGAAAGTACACCGGTTCCGCAGGTTAAAACCCCTACGGACTATGATCAGGCCATGACCCTTTTCCAACAGAAAAAATATGGCCGGGCCATACCGCTTTTTAAAAAAGCACAAGCTGAAGATCCGGATAACGCTCAGATTAATGCCAATCTGTTTGAAAGCTATTTCCAGCAGGGACTGATCCAATTTAAGAAAGAACACTATCTTGACGCCAGGCAGAGCTTTTCATCGGCGATGCAGTATAATAATGACGACGCTTGTAATCAATGTCGTACCTACATTAAAACCTGTGAAGATACCTATAAAGAGAAGCATTACAATCTTGGCATCCATTATTTCGGCAAAGAGCAGCTTAAACGGGCCATAAGCGAATGGGAGCAAGTTGAAGAGGTTGATCCAGGTTATAAAGATGTTCAGTCCAACCTGAAAAAAGCCCGGACCCTTTATGAAAGACTGGAAAGTATTAAGCAGAGTAATACCAAATGA